One window of Fusobacterium sp. SYSU M8D902 genomic DNA carries:
- the zupT gene encoding zinc transporter ZupT: MFLDENSLRALILSFFAGISTVLGAFILFFLKDKNEKIISISLGFSGGVMISVSFTHLLPHANELLEGYFGHDLGVLLGVLFLVLGVFMAACLDKFVPHINDECSNDYKHQNLFRVGFISMLAIGLHNFPEGVATFMAGYNNLSLGISVAIAIALHNIPEGVSVAMPIYCATGDMKKAFKYTFLSGIVEPIGALLTFLVLRPYINEFSLGAIFALISGIMLYIAIEELIPSSRQYEYIKIALISTFVGIILMPLTHLTH; this comes from the coding sequence ATGTTTTTAGATGAAAATAGCCTTAGAGCACTTATTCTTTCATTCTTTGCAGGAATATCTACAGTGCTTGGAGCTTTTATTCTATTTTTTCTTAAAGATAAAAATGAAAAGATTATCAGTATCTCTTTAGGTTTTTCAGGTGGAGTGATGATAAGTGTTTCCTTTACACATCTTCTTCCTCATGCTAATGAACTTTTAGAGGGGTATTTTGGGCATGATTTAGGAGTGCTTTTGGGTGTTTTATTCTTGGTTCTTGGAGTATTTATGGCTGCATGCTTGGATAAATTTGTTCCCCATATAAATGATGAGTGTAGCAATGATTACAAACATCAAAATCTATTTAGAGTTGGATTTATCTCAATGTTAGCTATTGGATTACACAACTTTCCTGAAGGAGTAGCAACATTTATGGCTGGATATAACAACTTATCTCTAGGAATCTCTGTTGCCATAGCTATAGCACTTCATAATATTCCTGAAGGAGTTTCTGTGGCTATGCCTATCTACTGTGCTACTGGAGATATGAAAAAAGCATTTAAATATACATTTTTATCTGGAATAGTTGAACCTATTGGAGCATTATTGACTTTTTTAGTTCTACGTCCATATATAAACGAATTCTCTTTAGGTGCTATTTTTGCACTAATATCTGGGATAATGCTGTATATTGCTATTGAGGAGTTAATACCTAGTTCTAGACAGTATGAATATATAAAGATAGCTCTAATATCTACTTTTGTTGGTATAATTTTAATGCCATTGACACATTTGACACACTGA
- the moaC gene encoding cyclic pyranopterin monophosphate synthase MoaC: MEFTHFNENGHAKMVDVSEKNETQRKAVARGYIKMNPETIQMILDKKMKKGDVLSVAQVGGICGAKKTWDLIPMCHNILLTGADISFEIADDKVWIEATVKTTGKTGVEMEALTAVSITALTIYDMCKAVDKNMIIGDIKLLEKRGGKSDFLLK, translated from the coding sequence ATGGAATTTACTCATTTTAATGAAAATGGACATGCTAAAATGGTAGATGTAAGTGAAAAGAATGAAACTCAAAGAAAAGCTGTTGCTCGTGGTTATATAAAAATGAATCCTGAAACTATTCAGATGATTTTAGATAAAAAGATGAAAAAAGGTGATGTACTCTCTGTTGCTCAAGTTGGTGGCATCTGTGGAGCAAAGAAGACTTGGGATCTTATTCCAATGTGTCACAATATATTGCTTACAGGAGCTGATATCTCTTTTGAAATAGCAGATGATAAGGTATGGATTGAAGCTACTGTAAAAACTACAGGTAAAACAGGAGTTGAAATGGAAGCTCTGACTGCTGTTTCTATCACTGCTCTAACTATCTATGATATGTGTAAAGCTGTGGATAAAAATATGATAATTGGAGATATTAAGCTTTTAGAAAAAAGAGGAGGAAAGTCAGACTTTCTTCTAAAATAG
- the modB gene encoding molybdate ABC transporter permease subunit, protein MIYSNIIILTLKIASISTILVAFFSIFLVWILNNNTRIKPILEFFINTSLFISPTVLGYILILILGRRGIIGKLLFEYFNITVLFSWWAGIITTFIVSLPLMYNSIKTGIASLNPVYFESAREAGASEFQILRLITIPLIKRNIFAGMVLSFGRAMGEFGATLMLAGNIPNKTQTISMAIYSASESGDRFTANFLLIVILIISFLVMLLYNYLFLKERENI, encoded by the coding sequence ATGATATATTCGAATATAATAATTTTGACTTTAAAGATAGCATCAATTTCTACTATTCTAGTAGCTTTTTTTTCTATCTTTTTAGTTTGGATATTAAATAATAACACTAGGATTAAACCGATTTTGGAGTTCTTTATAAATACCTCTCTCTTTATCTCACCTACAGTACTTGGGTATATTCTCATTCTGATCTTGGGGAGAAGAGGTATTATTGGAAAACTCCTCTTTGAATACTTTAATATTACAGTTCTATTCTCTTGGTGGGCTGGGATTATTACAACTTTTATTGTTTCACTCCCACTCATGTACAACTCAATAAAAACTGGAATAGCTAGTCTAAACCCAGTATATTTTGAATCAGCAAGAGAAGCTGGAGCATCAGAATTTCAGATATTGAGATTAATTACGATCCCTCTCATTAAGAGAAATATTTTTGCTGGTATGGTTTTATCATTTGGAAGAGCTATGGGGGAGTTCGGAGCTACACTTATGCTCGCTGGAAACATCCCTAACAAAACTCAAACTATATCTATGGCAATCTATTCAGCCTCTGAAAGTGGCGATCGTTTTACAGCTAATTTTCTATTGATTGTAATATTGATTATCAGCTTTTTAGTGATGTTACTTTACAACTACTTATTTTTAAAAGAAAGGGAAAATATATGA
- the thiD gene encoding bifunctional hydroxymethylpyrimidine kinase/phosphomethylpyrimidine kinase produces MKKVLTIAGSDSSGGAGIQADIKTMSALGVYGMSVITAITAQNTLGVHAVQEIDLDIVEKQLDVIFNDIEVDSIKIGMLASGDIAQLIKNKLVTYKCKNIVIDPVISSTSEFRLFKDTALTKLKDLIGIADLVTPNIPEAEILTSLKIENENDIITVAKKIKELGVKNVLIKGGHRTDNSCTDTLLLENGEIIEFLGEKISTKHTHGTGCTLSSAIASFLAKGSSMEESVKLGKDYITLAIKNSFPLGKGIGPLGHLVELYEKASIKY; encoded by the coding sequence ATGAAAAAAGTTTTAACAATTGCTGGTTCAGATTCTTCTGGGGGAGCTGGTATTCAAGCTGATATCAAAACTATGTCAGCTTTAGGAGTTTATGGAATGAGTGTTATTACAGCAATTACAGCTCAAAATACTCTAGGAGTTCACGCTGTTCAAGAGATTGACTTAGATATTGTTGAAAAACAACTTGACGTGATTTTTAATGATATTGAAGTGGATTCTATAAAGATAGGTATGTTAGCAAGTGGAGATATTGCTCAGCTTATAAAAAATAAGCTTGTAACTTATAAGTGTAAAAATATTGTTATTGATCCTGTTATATCTTCTACAAGTGAGTTTAGACTATTTAAAGATACAGCCTTAACAAAACTAAAAGATCTGATTGGAATTGCTGACTTAGTTACACCTAATATTCCTGAAGCTGAAATACTAACATCTTTAAAAATAGAAAATGAAAATGATATTATTACAGTAGCTAAAAAAATAAAAGAACTGGGAGTAAAAAATGTACTAATCAAAGGGGGACATAGAACTGATAACAGTTGTACAGATACACTTCTTCTTGAGAATGGAGAGATAATTGAGTTTTTAGGAGAAAAAATCTCTACAAAACACACTCATGGAACAGGTTGTACCCTATCTTCAGCTATCGCTTCTTTTCTAGCTAAAGGCTCTTCAATGGAAGAATCTGTCAAACTTGGAAAAGATTATATTACACTAGCTATAAAAAACTCTTTTCCTTTAGGAAAAGGTATAGGTCCTTTAGGACATTTAGTAGAACTTTATGAGAAAGCTTCTATAAAATATTAA
- a CDS encoding molybdopterin-binding protein: MKKIKTVDSVGCVLQHDITQILPGEFKGRAFKKGHIIKEEDIPKLLSLGKDHIFVFELGDTGLHENEAALILGELGRGENIKTDDEIKEGKINFRANCDGILKVDTEKLLELNMLGEISFATLPNNYPVKSGDLVGGSRVIPLVINKAKMEKAKNIIHSPLLKVAPYKKYNIGIITTGNEVFYGRIEDKFGKVIKDKFAEYNCNIVGQEICPDDKELIKSAAHKLLTAGADLLVFTGGMSVDPDDLTPTAIIEMGGELVTYGAPVLPGAMFLLSYLNDTPMMGLPGCVMFAKRTIFDLVLSKVMTGEKLTKKDIMSYGNGGLCQSCEICHYPNCSFGR; encoded by the coding sequence ATGAAAAAAATTAAAACTGTTGATTCCGTTGGTTGTGTCCTTCAACATGATATAACTCAAATTCTTCCTGGTGAATTTAAAGGAAGAGCTTTTAAAAAGGGACATATAATTAAAGAAGAGGATATTCCTAAACTGTTAAGTTTGGGAAAAGATCATATCTTTGTTTTTGAACTAGGTGATACTGGGTTGCATGAGAATGAAGCTGCCCTTATTTTAGGGGAATTAGGAAGAGGAGAGAATATAAAAACTGATGATGAGATAAAAGAGGGAAAAATAAACTTTAGAGCTAATTGTGATGGTATTTTAAAAGTTGACACTGAAAAACTTTTAGAATTAAATATGCTTGGTGAGATCTCTTTTGCAACTCTTCCAAATAACTATCCTGTTAAATCTGGTGATTTGGTAGGCGGTTCAAGAGTTATTCCGTTAGTTATCAATAAAGCTAAAATGGAGAAAGCTAAGAATATTATACACTCTCCACTACTCAAAGTAGCTCCTTACAAAAAATATAATATTGGTATTATAACTACTGGAAATGAGGTTTTCTATGGGAGAATTGAAGATAAATTTGGAAAAGTTATAAAAGATAAGTTTGCTGAATATAATTGCAATATAGTTGGACAAGAGATCTGTCCTGATGATAAGGAATTGATTAAGTCTGCTGCTCACAAACTTTTAACAGCTGGAGCAGATCTTCTAGTATTTACAGGTGGAATGTCTGTTGATCCTGATGATCTAACACCAACTGCTATTATAGAGATGGGGGGAGAGCTTGTAACTTATGGTGCTCCTGTTCTTCCAGGTGCTATGTTCTTATTATCATACCTAAATGATACTCCTATGATGGGGTTACCTGGTTGTGTTATGTTTGCTAAAAGAACTATCTTTGACTTAGTTCTTTCAAAAGTTATGACTGGAGAAAAATTAACAAAAAAAGATATTATGAGTTATGGAAATGGTGGACTTTGTCAAAGTTGTGAGATCTGCCACTATCCTAATTGCTCATTTGGAAGGTAG